TATctcatttttatataaatatttaaataactaattaaaaaatcaataaaaaatatcattctTTAATACTCTTTTCAATCTTtgatactttttaaaaaaatatattattttttaattaattaaatttttttagaattaaataGTAATTTAGTCTAGTTTATTTAGCACTAAtagtatgataaaaaaaataaaaaacatcaatttgtgtatatacatatatttttcttttaaataaactAAATGTCAAGATAAATAAATGTTAACATTTAGATGTATTCGagcatatatattattaaattataatatgttaaaacacaaaaaaattaatatattataagtAATTTATATGATAAATTCTGTTAGTATTTTGAAGCATGAAATCTTTTTGGTCTATCTAAAAGGAAGAATTATATACaatttgttcataccctgactcAATACTAAGACCCAAGTCCAAATAAGATACAAAAGCCCAATCCATAAATTGGCCTCCCCGCGCAACCGACCTCCTCCCAAGAGGTCGGATTCAACACAGACTTCATTCCAAGAAAGTCGGAATCGAAggttagctggcagataacacttattcaaataagtaactgcccctaaaatctctcaacccacttctAGGAGCCATATCTAAACTTTCCTAAGATAAAGAAACGGTTATCCTCCttaaaaggtggaactactccaacggtggtggaagcttttgtcctcccttttctctctctttttttttttttgaggtttctctggccttaggtgccatcaatggttatggaaaaacaaaaagctatgcttttaccacaccaaacttagaaaattgctcgccctcgagcaagagaagaaagaagagaagaagaagaagaagaaaatattgaggagaagggggagtgtgggtttcggccaaggtatagaagagggggttgtgatgtgtgaaaatgaagtggaatggaggggtttatatagggaaaggggagagggtagattcggccattttagggtgggtttgggtgggaaagtgtttttgaattttgaaggtgggtggggtttatggggaagagtggatggatgtgagtggtgaataggtgatgtggaagagagattgaggtgattggtgaagggttttgggaagtgtgatatgggggagagtgtaaataggattaggaggtaaggtgggaatatgttaggtggggatcctgtggggtccacagatcctgaggtgatcctatggggtccacagatcttgaggtgtcaaggaattccatccctgcaccaaataggcatgtaaaatgcctttgcataccattctggcgtttaaacgccgaggtgatgcacgttctgggcgttcaacgcccatgtaaagcatgttctgggcgttcaacgcccatatgtagcatgtttctggcgttgaaagccagtttcatgcttgttactggcgttcagcgccagcttttcttaaggcacattcctggcgttcaaacgccagaatgttgcttgtttctggcgttcaacgccagattcatgctctgttctggcgttgaacgccagccagatgctccttactggcgttgaacgccagtttgtccttcctccagggtgtgatttttcttctgctgttttttattctgtttttgatttttatatttttttcgtgactccacatgatcatgtacctaataaaacacaaaataacaataaaataaaataaaataaaaattagataaataaaattgggttgcctcccaacaagcgcttctttaatgtcaatagcttgacagtaggctctcatggagccacaaggtgatcaggtcaatgttgtatagtcccaacaccatacttagagtttggatatggggtcttaacaccaaacttagagtttggttgtggcctcccaacaccaaacttagagtttgactgtgggggctcttcttgactctgaactgagagaagctcttcatgcttactctcttttgtcacagagggatggccatgtgccttaaacataaggttgtccccattcaattgaaggactaatttccctctgttgacatctatcacagctcctgctgtggctaggaaaggtcttccaaggatgatacactcatcctcttccttcctagtgtctaagattatgaaatcagcagggatgtaaaggccttcaacctttactaacacgtcctctactatttcataagcttgtctcaatgacttgtttgccaattataatgagaacaaggcaggttgtacctcaatgatccccagcttctccattacagagagtggcataagatttatccctgatcctagatcacatagagctttttcaaaagtcatggtgcctatggtacaaggtattaagaacttgccaggatcttgtctcttttgaggtaaaattttctgaatccaggtgtctagttcaccaataagcaagggaggttcacttttcccagtctcattaccaaacaacttggcattcagcttcataatagctcctaaatattgagcaacttgctctccagtcacattttcatcctcttcagaggaagaatagtcttcagagctcatgaatggcagaaggagatttaatggaatctctgtggtctctatatgagccttagattcctttggatccttaataggaaactccttcttgcttgagggacgtcccaggaggtcttcctcactaggattttcgtcctcctcctcccttgtgcattcggccatgttgattacatcaatggccttgcactctccttttggattctcttctgtattgcttgggggaatactgggaggggtttcaatgactttcttactcagctggcctacttgtgcctccagatttctgatggaggatcttgtttcactcatgaaactgaaagtgacctttgacagatcagagactagattggctaaattagaagtgttttgttcagaattctctgtctgttgctgagaagatgatggaaaaggcttgctattgctcagcctattgcgtccaccattgttaaagccttgttgaggcttctgttaatccttccatgagaaatttggatgatttctccatgatgaattataggtgtttccataagattcacccatgtaattaacctctgccattgcagggttctcaggatcataagcttcttcagaagctgcctctttagtactgttggatgcattttgccatccattcagactttgagaaatcatgttgacttgctgaatcaacactttgttctgagccaatatggcattcagagcatcaatttcaagaactcccttcttctgaggcgtcccattattcacggaattcctctcagaagtgtacatgaattggttatttgcaaccatgtcaatgagttcttgagcctcttcaggcgttttctttttaggtgaatggatccacctgcaaaatggtccaatgacattttcgaaaattcagataaaccataatagaatatatctaatatggtccattctgaaaacatgtcagatggacaccttttggccagctgcttgtatctttcccaagcttcatagagggattcaccatctttttgcttgaaggtctgaacatccactctaagcttgctcagcttttgaggaggaaagaatttatccaagaaggctgtgaccagcttatcccaggagtccaggctatccttaggttgtgaatccaaccatattctagctctgtctcttacagcaaaagggaaaagcatgagcctgtagacttcaggatctactccattcgtcttaacagtctcacaaatctgcaagaactcagttaaaaactggtaaggatcttcagatggaagtccataaaatttgcagttctgttgcattaaagcaactagttgaggcttaagctcaaaattattggctccaatggcagaaatggagatgcttcttccatcaaatttggacgttggctttgtgaagtcaccaagcattctccttgcattattattattttcggctgccatctccttctcttgctctaatatttttgaaaggttacctttagattgttgtaacttagcttctcttaattttctcttcagagtcctttcaggttctggatcaatttcaacaagagtgccttttttcttgttcctgctcatatgaaagagaagaaaacaagaaaagaagaggaatcctctatgtcaccgtatagagatttctttatgttagtagaaaaagaaaggggagaagagtgaagaagaatgaatagtctgtataaagagtaaggataggggaggtgaagagaagtgtttagtaaataaataattaaagagaataagaagagagagggaaaattcgaaaataattttaaaaagggttagaaattttcgaaaattagagataagaaataagattaaatttaaattaaaactaattaattaattaaaaagaattttgaaaaagggtgagatattttcaaaaattgaagagggaaaagtagttaggtggttttgaaaaagataagaaacaaacaaaaagtcaaatagttagttgaaaaagatatttaaaatcaaatttgaaaagataagaagataataagttagataagatattttaaaatcaaattttgaaaaagataaatttttttttgaaaaagatatgataaaagatgaaataaaaaagataagataaaagataaaaagatatgtttgaaaaagatttaatttttaaaattacttaactaacaagaaactaaaagatatgattttagaacttaaagattgaacctttcttaacaagaaagtaacaaacttcaaatttttgaatcaatcacattaattgttagtgtaattttgaaaatatgatataaagataagaaaaagatttttgaatttttcgaaaaatagaaaaaaatgaaaaagatataatttttgaaaaagattttgaaaagataagatttttaaaattgaaaatttgacttgacttgtaagaaacaactaattttgaaaatttttgactaagtcaactcaaattttcgaaattttgagagaaaaaaggaaaagatatttatttttttattttttaaatttttaattatgatagagaaaaacacaaacatgacccaaaacttaaaaattttggatcaaaacacatgatgcatgcaagaacactatgaatgtcaagatgaacatcaagaacactttgaagatcatgatgaacatcaagaacatatttttgagaaatttttgatgcaaagaaaacatgcaagacaccaaacttagaaatctttaatgcatggactctaacaaacgaaaaatgcatatgaaaaacaacaaacaacacaaaacaagaaaacatcaagatcaaacaagagaacttatcaagaacaacttgaagatcatgaagaacattatgaatgcatgaaattttcgaaaaatgcaagaaaaatttttaaagcatgcaattgacaccaaacttaaaaattgactcaagaatcaaacaagaaacacaaagtatttttttatttttatgattttttaatttttttggatttttattattttttttttcgaaaataaagttaggaaaaacgaaaaagaaaagaaaaattttgaaaaagatttttgaaaagaaaattacctaatctgagcaacaagatgaaccgtcagttgtccatactcgaacaatccccggcaacggcgccaaaaacttggtggacgaaattgtgatcctcaaagttggtctttttgtatttgtatgaaatcaaaaataccccaaagagatcatggtgtgatgaattgggatcttaataatccctggtgtgatcataactccgttcaacttaaccagcaagtgtactgggtcatccaagtaataccttacgtgagtaagggtcgatcccacagagattgttggtatgaagcaagctatggtcaccttgtaaatctcagttaggcagattaaatggtttatgatgagttcgaaaattaataataaacagcaaataaaataggatagaaatacttatgtaaatcaatagtgggaatttcagataggtgcatggagatgctgtgctcctcttgaatctctactttcttattacgttcatccaattcttcttactcatttccatggcaagctgtatgtagggcatcaccgtcttcaatggctacttttcatcctctcgggaaaatggtcctatgcgctgtcaatgcatggctaatcgtctggaggcatcacccttgttgatggctacatcccatcctttcagtgaaaatggtccaaatgctctgtcacagcacggctaatcatctgtcggttctcaatcaggttggaatagaatcccttgattcttttgtgtctgtcactaacgcccagccttcaggagtttgaagctcatcacagtcattcaataccggaatcctactcggaataccacagacaaggttagactttccggattcccgggatcctactcggaataccacagacaaggttagactttctggatccccatgaatgccgccatctatctagcttataccacgaagattctgttggggaatctaagagatatgcgcccggcctaaagtagaacggaagtggttgtcagtcacgcgcgttcataggtgagaatgatgatgagtgtcacggatcatcacattcatcaagtttgaagtgcaacgtatatcttagaataagaataaaagagatttgaatagaaagtaatggtaattgtattgaaacttgaggtacagcagagctccacacccttaatctatggtgtgcagaaactccaccgttgaaaatacataagtgaaaggttcaggcatggccgaatggccagcccccctgatctaagaactaatcgtCCTCAGATGTTCctcagatctaaagtgatcaaaagatgtctaatacaatagtaaattatcctatttatactagactagctactagggtttacatgagtaagtaattgatgcataaatccacttccggggcccacttggtgtatgtttgggctgatcttgatctatccacgagctgaggcttttattggagttgaatgccgagttatagcgtgtttctggcattcaactctgggttgtgacgtgtttctggcgtttgactccagacagcagcatgtacttggcgttgagcgccactttacgtcatcaatttccgaataaagtatggactattatatattgctggaaagctctggatgtctactttccaacgccgttgagagcgcgctatttggagttctgtatctccagaaaatccatttcgagtgcagggatgtcagaatccaacagcatcagcagtccttttgtcagcctttttcagagttttgctcaagtccctcaatttcagctagaaattacctgaaattacagaaaaacacacaaactcatagtaaagtccagaaatgtgaatttaacataaaaactaatgaaaatatccctaaaagtagcttgaacatactaaaaactacctaaaaacaatgccaaaaagcgtataaattatccgctcatcagagacTCCCTCCTCCAGACGATTGGGCAAACCACTAATCATcggttacccatcgtaacattggtgccgttgctgggacccgagagatcaaccAGTAATGGCGAACGATTCACACGAAGATGGCCACACAGCGTCTGATTCTGAGTAAGAGAATCAGGATGTTGGAAACAACGACGCGGATATAGTCACCCACCAAGGGGTGACCAATTAGCATAGAGAGGGCACTTCTGGGTTGAAAGACCCAAAGGCAAACTCCTCTGAAGGGCGCGAATCAGGAAAGGACGAACAACCCCATGCAACTGATTTCATGGAATTATTCTACGGCCACCAAGGGTGCCTGGAGCAGTTAGAACAAGAACTGGAACAACAACGAGAGACAGAGAGAAATTTGAGGAACGAGATCGAGCAACAAAAGGAGCTTGAGAAAAAGCTTCTGAAGTTAGAATCTGCTCTCAAAGGTCGAAGCTCTCGCAGTGACCGAGAAGATTCTCTCCTGGGGAACTGATCCGTTCAGTGAGGATATAATGAGAGCAAAATTTTCAAAGAGCtttaaaagccctgatatggacctatACGATGGGACTACTGACCCAAAACATCACTGAAGCAATTTCAAAAGTCGTATGTACTTGTCTGATGCTTTTGATGCTACTCGCTGCAAGGCTTTTCCAACAACCCTTActaaagcagcgatgaagtggttcgacagcctcCCTCTAAGGTCGGTCACTATTTTCGACGACTTGTCTCGAAAGTTTATCATGCGGCTCTCTATCCAGAAGGACAAGGTAAagcatgcaccgagcctcctgggtgtaaaacaggaggtcggagaaccTTTAAGGGAttacatggaaaggttcaacaaagagTGTTTGGAGATTCAAGACCTACCCATAGAGGCAGTAATTATGGGCCTAGTAAATGGACTCCGAGAAGGCCCCT
Above is a genomic segment from Arachis stenosperma cultivar V10309 chromosome 1, arast.V10309.gnm1.PFL2, whole genome shotgun sequence containing:
- the LOC130975981 gene encoding uncharacterized protein LOC130975981; this encodes MYLSDAFDATRCKAFPTTLTKAAMKWFDSLPLRSVTIFDDLSRKFIMRLSIQKDKVKHAPSLLGVKQEVGEPLRDYMERFNKECLEIQDLPIEAVIMGLVNGLREGPFSQSISKRNPTSLSDV